TGTGCGCGCGCGCAATCCACGTTTGTGAAAGCGTGCCTTCTGTGGCCATGAAGTCCCCGCCGGGCTGCTTTCATGCAGCCAAAGCCCGGCCTTTCGATTGCGAAATGGCGCTGCCGTGCCTTTGCGTTCATGCTTGGGCGCTTATCGACAACGCAAACCAAGGACGACGGACATGGCGCAGAAGATGGTGCAGGACAAGGTAGTGGTGGTCACGGGTGCCGGCGGCGGCATAGGGCGCGACATGGCGCTGGCCCTGGCGGCAGCGGGTGCCAAGGTGGTGGTCAACGACATCGGCACCTCCACCACGGGCGAGGGCCAGGACGCCGGCCCCGCGCAGAAGGTGGTCGAGGAGATCCGCGCCGCAGGCGGCCAGGCCGTGGCCAACATGGACAGCGTGGCCGAGGCCGCAGCGGCCGGCCGCATCGTGCAGTGCGCGCTGGACCACTTCGGCCGCATCGACGGCGTGGTCAACAACGCCGGCATCCTGCGCGACCGCTTCTTCCACAAGATGAGCCTGGACGAGTGGGACGCCGTGGTCAAGGTGCACCTGTACGGCAGCTACTACATGGCGCGCGCGGCCGCCAACCACTTCAAGGAGCAGGAGAGCGGCGCCTTCGTGCACATGACCTCCACCTCGGGCCTGATCGGCAACTTCGGCCAGGCCAACTACAGCGCGGCCAAGCTGGGGCTGGTGGCGCTGTCCAAGTCCATCGCGCTGGACATGCAGAAGTTCAACGTGCGCTCCAACTGCATCGCGCCGTTCGCCTGGAGCCGCATGATCGGTTCCATCCCCACCGACACGCCCGAGCAGCAGGCGCGCGTGGCCAAGATCCAGCAGATGACGCCCAACAAGATCGCGCCGCTGGCCGTGTACCTGCTGTCGGACGCCGCCAAGGACGTGAACGCCCAGGTGTTCGCCGTGCGCAACAACGAGATCTTCCTCATGAGCCAGCCGCGCCCCGTGCGCTCGGTGCACCGCAGCGAGGGCTGGACGCCCGAGTTCATCGCCGAGCACGGCATGCCGGCGCTCAAGAGCAGCTTCGTGCCCATGGAGCGCTCGGGCGACGTGTTCAGCTGGGACCCGGTGTAAGCCATGGCGATCGACTACCGCCACCTGAAGAACCGGGCGTTCGAGCCCGTGCACCAGCACTACACCGAGCGCGACACCATGCTCTACGCGCTCAGCCTCGGGCTGGGCAACGACCCGCTCGACGCGGCGGCCCTGCCCTTCGTCTACGAGGGCATGTCCGGCGGCCTGCGCGCCCTGCCCACGCTGGCCGTGGTGCTGGGCTACCCGGGCTTCTGGGCGCGCGAGCCGGACACGGGCATCGACTGGGTCAAGCTCCTGCATGGCGAGCAGCGCGTGCGCTGGCACCGGCCGCTGCCGGCCGACTGCGAGGTGATCGGCAAGAGCCGCATCACCCACCTGATCGACAAGGGCGAGGGCAAGGGCGCCATCCTGGTGACCGAGCGGCTGCTGGAGACCCGGGCCGGCGCACTGCTGGCCACGCTGCAGCAGGTGACCTTCCTGCGTGGCGACGGCGGCTACAGCCAGCACGGCGGCGGCCAGCCCAGCGATGAGCCGCTGCCCGCGCTGCAGCCCACGCCCCAGGACCGCGCGCCCGACTTCACCGACACCCAGGCCATACGCCCCGAGGCGGCGCTGCTGTACCGCCTGATGGGCGACTACAACCCGCTGCACGCCGAACCCGAGGTGGCGCGCAAGGCCGGCTTCGAGCGCCCTATCCTGCACGGCCTGGCCAGCTACGGCCTGGTGGC
This region of Alicycliphilus denitrificans K601 genomic DNA includes:
- a CDS encoding SDR family NAD(P)-dependent oxidoreductase, with protein sequence MAQKMVQDKVVVVTGAGGGIGRDMALALAAAGAKVVVNDIGTSTTGEGQDAGPAQKVVEEIRAAGGQAVANMDSVAEAAAAGRIVQCALDHFGRIDGVVNNAGILRDRFFHKMSLDEWDAVVKVHLYGSYYMARAAANHFKEQESGAFVHMTSTSGLIGNFGQANYSAAKLGLVALSKSIALDMQKFNVRSNCIAPFAWSRMIGSIPTDTPEQQARVAKIQQMTPNKIAPLAVYLLSDAAKDVNAQVFAVRNNEIFLMSQPRPVRSVHRSEGWTPEFIAEHGMPALKSSFVPMERSGDVFSWDPV
- a CDS encoding MaoC/PaaZ C-terminal domain-containing protein, whose translation is MAIDYRHLKNRAFEPVHQHYTERDTMLYALSLGLGNDPLDAAALPFVYEGMSGGLRALPTLAVVLGYPGFWAREPDTGIDWVKLLHGEQRVRWHRPLPADCEVIGKSRITHLIDKGEGKGAILVTERLLETRAGALLATLQQVTFLRGDGGYSQHGGGQPSDEPLPALQPTPQDRAPDFTDTQAIRPEAALLYRLMGDYNPLHAEPEVARKAGFERPILHGLASYGLVARAVLRQCAGGDPALLKALDIRFASPVYPGETLVTEIWRVPGQPGKIQLRARVAERDKVVLSHGYAELA